A genomic segment from Flavobacterium inviolabile encodes:
- a CDS encoding lysophospholipid acyltransferase family protein yields MQFLLYIIAYPFLWCISILPFPLFYFLSDCTYVVVYHLVGYRKKTVRDNIALTLPHLSKEERIRIEKKFFKHMCDMFLEMIKTMTISEAEMKKRFVFTNIEMVREMEKKNKSIIMMCAHYASWEWLIILDKYIDFRTFAVYKKIQNKYFDKLIRDIRSHFNATLIEAKETVDVIRKNEINNIKGFYGFASDQSPQLHRTNYFDTFMGINVPVFTGAEMLAKKMDLSLVFVKVQKVKRGHYQATFVPLVENPKEVPNYQITSMYLRMVEEQIHEAPEYYLWTHKRWKHRDKQSLKSPRIKKALN; encoded by the coding sequence ATGCAGTTTTTACTCTATATAATCGCCTACCCTTTTTTATGGTGTATTTCCATTCTTCCGTTTCCTCTTTTTTACTTTCTGTCTGATTGTACTTATGTTGTGGTATACCACCTTGTCGGTTACCGGAAAAAAACGGTTCGGGACAATATCGCATTAACGCTGCCACACCTTTCCAAAGAAGAACGCATCCGGATTGAAAAGAAGTTTTTCAAACACATGTGTGATATGTTTCTGGAAATGATCAAAACCATGACCATTTCGGAAGCAGAGATGAAAAAGCGTTTTGTTTTTACCAATATTGAAATGGTAAGGGAAATGGAGAAAAAGAACAAAAGTATCATTATGATGTGTGCGCATTATGCCAGTTGGGAATGGCTTATCATCCTTGACAAGTACATCGATTTCCGGACTTTTGCCGTTTATAAAAAAATCCAGAACAAATATTTTGACAAGTTAATCCGCGACATCCGTTCGCATTTTAACGCGACATTAATTGAAGCCAAAGAAACGGTAGATGTTATCCGCAAAAATGAGATTAACAATATCAAAGGTTTTTACGGTTTTGCAAGTGACCAATCGCCACAGCTGCACCGAACCAACTATTTCGACACTTTTATGGGCATTAATGTTCCCGTATTTACCGGAGCCGAAATGCTGGCCAAAAAAATGGATTTATCCTTAGTGTTTGTAAAAGTACAAAAAGTGAAACGGGGACATTATCAGGCTACCTTTGTGCCTTTGGTAGAAAACCCTAAAGAAGTTCCCAACTATCAAATTACAAGCATGTACCTGCGAATGGTTGAAGAGCAGATCCATGAAGCACCGGAATATTATTTATGGACCCATAAACGATGGAAACACCGCGACAAGCAATCGCTTAAATCGCCAAGAATAAAAAAAGCCCTGAATTAA
- a CDS encoding rhomboid family intramembrane serine protease, translating to MNSVLLIIIAITVIVSFKGFNDLSFFRKYEFHVGSIRAGEQIRMFSSAFLHADIAHLAFNMLTLFFFAPVVIQDLGTASFLIIYIGSLLCGSLLTLYFHKDDYSYRAIGASGAVTGILYAAILLRPDMTLGLYFIIPVPAYLFGIGYLLYSIYGMKAKNDNIGHVAHFGGAIGGYIITIAKVPSMLQDNTLMVILLAIPIVILFFLAKTGKL from the coding sequence ATGAATTCTGTACTATTAATTATTATTGCAATAACGGTAATTGTAAGCTTTAAAGGTTTTAATGACCTTTCGTTTTTTAGAAAATATGAATTTCACGTGGGAAGCATCCGTGCAGGTGAGCAAATCAGAATGTTTTCGTCTGCTTTTCTGCATGCCGATATTGCCCATCTGGCCTTTAACATGCTGACGTTATTCTTTTTTGCACCGGTGGTTATTCAGGATCTGGGTACCGCTTCTTTTCTGATCATATATATAGGAAGTTTACTGTGCGGCAGTTTGCTGACGCTTTACTTTCACAAAGATGATTATTCCTATAGAGCTATAGGAGCTTCGGGTGCGGTAACCGGGATTTTATATGCCGCTATCCTGCTGCGTCCGGATATGACCCTGGGACTGTACTTCATCATTCCGGTTCCGGCATATCTTTTTGGCATTGGCTATTTGCTGTATTCCATTTACGGAATGAAAGCCAAAAATGACAACATCGGGCATGTGGCACATTTTGGCGGGGCAATTGGCGGATATATTATTACAATTGCCAAAGTTCCTTCGATGTTACAGGACAATACTTTAATGGTAATACTGCTGGCAATTCCCATCGTGATCTTGTTTTTTTTAGCAAAAACAGGAAAATTATAA
- a CDS encoding SIMPL domain-containing protein, translating to MKKAILIVVTLFMATVSNAQEMKTQPQIVVSGEGKIKVTPDYVIINVGVENTGEVAADVKKKNDIAIDAVIKYLKKSKLPEADFQTKQVQLNKTYDYEKKKHYFVANQTISITLKELSKYDTMMLGLVDAGVNVINGVDFKSTKVTEYESQARVKAVQDAKTKAQDYAAALNQKMGKAILVADNSSTYYPRPYMSAMKMSADTEMTRETLAIGEIEVTANVTINFALD from the coding sequence ATGAAAAAAGCAATTTTAATCGTAGTAACACTGTTCATGGCAACAGTTTCAAATGCACAAGAAATGAAAACACAACCACAGATAGTTGTTTCCGGCGAAGGGAAAATAAAAGTAACTCCGGATTATGTAATCATTAATGTTGGCGTGGAAAACACAGGAGAAGTGGCAGCCGATGTAAAAAAGAAAAATGATATTGCTATTGATGCTGTTATCAAATACTTAAAAAAATCAAAACTGCCGGAAGCGGATTTCCAGACCAAACAGGTTCAGTTGAACAAAACATACGATTATGAAAAGAAAAAACACTATTTCGTAGCCAATCAGACTATCTCAATCACGTTAAAAGAGCTGTCAAAATACGATACGATGATGTTAGGCCTGGTAGATGCCGGTGTAAATGTTATTAACGGTGTGGATTTCAAATCGACTAAAGTTACCGAGTATGAATCACAGGCAAGAGTAAAAGCAGTACAGGATGCTAAAACAAAAGCACAGGATTATGCTGCTGCTTTAAACCAGAAAATGGGGAAAGCAATCCTGGTAGCCGATAATTCGTCTACATACTACCCGAGACCGTATATGTCAGCCATGAAAATGTCGGCCGATACCGAAATGACAAGAGAGACTTTAGCGATCGGAGAGATTGAAGTTACCGCTAATGTGACGATAAATTTCGCATTGGATTAA
- the guaA gene encoding glutamine-hydrolyzing GMP synthase, producing MQHNVLILDFGSQYTQLIARRVRELNIFCEIFPFNHFPSDLSSYKAVILSGSPYSVRAEDAPHPDLSQIRGKMPLLAVCYGAQYLAHFSGGEVAPSNIREYGRANLSYVKDDEAFFDEVALNSQVWMSHSDTIKQLPTNGVRLASTKDVENAAYRIEGETTYAIQFHPEVYHSTDGKQMLENFLVKIAEVPQNFTPKAFVEEIVDELKGKIKNDKVVLGLSGGVDSTVAAVLLNKAIGENLYCIFVNNGLLRKNEFQNVLEQYKGMGLNVKGVDASARFLNELAGIEDPETKRKTIGRVFIEVFDDEAHLIEDVKWLAQGTIYPDVIESVSVKGPSATIKSHHNVGGLPDFMKLQVVEPLRMLFKDEVRRVGATLGISPDLLGRHPFPGPGLSIRILGDITPEKVSILQDVDAIFIEGLKTHGLYDKVWQAGAILLPVNSVGVMGDERTYEKVVALRAVESTDGMTADWVHLPYDFLMKISNEIINKVKGVNRVVYDISSKPPATIEWE from the coding sequence ATGCAACACAACGTACTTATTTTAGATTTCGGGTCGCAATACACTCAGCTTATTGCGAGAAGAGTTCGCGAATTAAATATTTTCTGCGAAATTTTTCCTTTCAATCACTTTCCCAGTGATTTATCAAGTTATAAAGCGGTTATCCTTTCCGGTAGCCCATACTCCGTAAGAGCAGAAGATGCACCGCATCCGGACTTATCACAGATCAGAGGTAAAATGCCGTTACTGGCGGTTTGCTACGGAGCACAATACCTGGCACATTTTAGCGGAGGAGAAGTAGCCCCTTCCAATATCAGAGAATATGGAAGAGCGAACCTGTCTTATGTAAAAGATGACGAAGCCTTCTTCGATGAAGTGGCTTTAAATAGTCAGGTTTGGATGAGCCACAGTGATACCATCAAGCAATTGCCAACAAACGGTGTTCGTCTGGCAAGTACTAAAGATGTGGAAAATGCGGCTTACAGAATTGAAGGAGAAACCACTTATGCTATTCAGTTTCATCCGGAAGTTTACCATTCAACAGACGGTAAACAGATGCTGGAGAACTTTTTAGTAAAAATTGCAGAAGTACCTCAAAACTTTACCCCTAAAGCATTTGTTGAAGAAATCGTAGACGAATTAAAAGGTAAAATTAAAAATGATAAAGTTGTTTTAGGACTTTCCGGTGGAGTAGATTCTACGGTAGCGGCAGTATTGTTAAACAAAGCTATCGGTGAAAACCTGTACTGTATTTTCGTAAACAACGGACTATTGCGTAAAAATGAATTCCAGAACGTTTTGGAGCAATACAAAGGAATGGGCTTAAACGTAAAAGGAGTGGATGCTTCGGCACGTTTTTTGAATGAATTGGCAGGTATTGAGGATCCGGAAACGAAAAGAAAAACAATCGGACGTGTGTTCATTGAAGTTTTTGATGATGAAGCCCATCTTATTGAAGATGTAAAATGGCTGGCTCAGGGAACGATCTATCCGGACGTAATCGAATCGGTATCGGTAAAAGGACCATCGGCAACGATCAAATCGCACCACAATGTGGGTGGTTTACCGGATTTCATGAAATTACAGGTAGTAGAACCGTTACGAATGCTTTTTAAAGACGAAGTAAGAAGAGTAGGAGCTACTTTGGGAATCAGCCCGGACTTATTGGGAAGACACCCGTTCCCGGGACCTGGATTATCCATCCGTATCCTGGGGGATATTACACCGGAGAAAGTTAGTATCTTACAGGATGTAGATGCGATCTTTATTGAAGGACTGAAAACACACGGATTATACGACAAAGTCTGGCAGGCAGGAGCAATCCTGTTACCGGTAAACAGCGTTGGGGTTATGGGAGATGAACGTACCTATGAAAAAGTAGTTGCGTTGAGAGCTGTAGAATCTACAGACGGAATGACTGCAGACTGGGTACATTTACCGTATGACTTCCTGATGAAAATATCGAACGAAATTATCAATAAAGTGAAAGGGGTTAACCGGGTTGTTTATGACATCAGCTCCAAACCGCCGGCCACAATTGAGTGGGAATAA
- a CDS encoding LysM peptidoglycan-binding domain-containing protein: MKYIVTVVISGLFMSGVVFGQTKNYIEHKVEKGETVVQIAKKYSVTPYDIYRMNPDSQNGLKENSKILVPTASGKIITAKTEDKKTATKEVLKEKVKETLGTVTITHTVEPKEGVYGIAKKYGTTVEAIYKSNPAVEKDGLKIGQVLTFTAPKADKQQLKAEKKELKQELKQAAAAGSGTASGKAVYHIVEAKETKFGIAKKYGLTVPELEDLNPGIKENLEIGYNLRLNKNVPSVQKTVEKEIEKVAEENKYLSYQVKPKETMYRLTKSSGLSEEQLISLNPELKDGVKAGMVLKLPNTSKFDDVKTNKASVDIVKTLKKDGEKELVLFMPFNLDKIASDSIRSTQERLKTDKFLNMTLDFYAGALVAIDSAKALGLPLKVKIYDSKETKNASAVAAIIDKNNFANTDAVIGPFFQSNVETAANLLNQYNVPVISPLSNEKGKPYSNLFQAMPNSNDVKQKMFDYMKSKNGNIIAVVDPKKGSSRQYLKDNYPSVKFAELNEKGNVTLENIKSLMEADKTNFVILESESKVMVLSTLNILVSALSQFQVQLVTLEKNETLDFEEIPLSRLTKLRLLYPSVAKDNETPEAAIFAGTFKKKNNIFPNRFATRGFDVTFDVIVRMFQENGFRESVNENASEQVENKFDYANINGGYYNTGVYIMNYSDDLTVKEAK, from the coding sequence ATGAAATATATTGTAACTGTTGTAATTTCAGGACTTTTTATGTCCGGTGTTGTTTTTGGACAAACTAAAAATTACATAGAACATAAGGTAGAAAAAGGAGAAACAGTAGTACAGATTGCAAAAAAGTATAGTGTAACGCCTTACGATATTTATCGGATGAACCCGGATTCGCAAAACGGATTAAAGGAAAATTCGAAAATATTGGTTCCGACAGCTTCCGGTAAAATAATTACTGCAAAAACAGAAGATAAGAAAACCGCAACTAAAGAAGTCCTTAAAGAAAAAGTAAAGGAAACTTTAGGAACGGTAACCATTACACATACGGTAGAACCGAAAGAAGGCGTTTACGGTATTGCTAAAAAATACGGAACCACGGTTGAAGCCATCTACAAAAGCAATCCTGCTGTAGAAAAAGACGGATTGAAAATTGGTCAGGTGCTGACTTTTACCGCTCCGAAAGCAGACAAACAACAGCTTAAAGCTGAGAAAAAAGAATTGAAGCAGGAGCTTAAACAAGCGGCAGCTGCCGGATCGGGCACAGCTTCCGGTAAAGCGGTTTACCATATTGTTGAAGCAAAAGAGACCAAATTCGGTATTGCTAAAAAATACGGTTTAACGGTTCCGGAATTAGAAGACCTGAATCCCGGAATAAAAGAAAACCTGGAAATCGGATACAATTTACGACTGAACAAAAATGTTCCTTCGGTACAGAAAACCGTAGAAAAGGAAATTGAAAAGGTTGCCGAAGAAAATAAATACCTGAGCTACCAGGTAAAACCTAAAGAAACCATGTATCGTCTGACCAAATCGTCAGGATTGAGTGAAGAGCAATTGATCTCTTTAAACCCGGAATTAAAAGACGGTGTTAAAGCGGGAATGGTTTTAAAACTGCCGAATACTTCTAAATTTGACGATGTTAAAACGAACAAAGCTTCTGTTGATATTGTTAAAACACTTAAAAAAGACGGAGAAAAAGAATTGGTATTGTTCATGCCTTTTAACCTGGATAAAATTGCATCCGACTCGATCCGTTCTACACAGGAACGTTTAAAAACGGATAAATTCCTGAACATGACCCTTGATTTTTATGCGGGTGCTTTAGTGGCAATCGACTCGGCTAAAGCCTTAGGTCTGCCGTTAAAAGTTAAGATTTATGACTCTAAGGAAACGAAAAACGCATCGGCAGTAGCGGCAATTATCGATAAAAACAACTTTGCGAATACGGATGCCGTTATCGGTCCGTTTTTTCAGTCTAATGTGGAAACCGCTGCCAATTTGCTGAACCAGTATAATGTTCCGGTAATCTCGCCTTTATCGAATGAAAAAGGGAAACCGTATTCGAACCTGTTTCAGGCAATGCCGAATTCGAATGATGTGAAGCAGAAAATGTTTGACTATATGAAGTCTAAAAACGGCAACATCATTGCGGTGGTCGATCCTAAAAAAGGCTCTTCAAGACAATATTTAAAAGATAACTATCCGTCGGTAAAATTTGCGGAATTAAACGAAAAAGGAAATGTGACGCTGGAAAACATCAAAAGCCTGATGGAAGCCGATAAAACCAATTTTGTTATTCTGGAATCGGAAAGTAAAGTAATGGTGCTGAGTACGCTGAACATTCTGGTGAGTGCTTTATCGCAATTCCAGGTACAGCTGGTAACGCTGGAGAAAAACGAAACCCTGGATTTTGAAGAAATTCCGTTGAGCCGTTTAACCAAACTGAGATTATTGTACCCTTCGGTAGCCAAAGATAACGAAACTCCGGAAGCGGCTATTTTTGCCGGTACATTTAAAAAGAAAAACAACATCTTCCCGAACCGCTTTGCAACAAGAGGTTTTGATGTAACTTTTGATGTTATTGTGAGAATGTTTCAGGAAAACGGATTCCGGGAATCGGTTAACGAAAATGCATCGGAGCAGGTGGAGAACAAATTTGACTACGCAAATATAAACGGAGGCTATTACAATACCGGTGTTTATATTATGAACTATAGTGATGATTTAACTGTAAAAGAAGCAAAATAA
- a CDS encoding OsmC family protein produces the protein MTSKVTYLGDLRTSSIHLQSGSEIISDAPVDNNGKGEAFSPTDTVANALASCMFTVMGIKAATMDVDFSGATADVTKVMQAEPRKIAEIHVTFNMNIEADDKTKTILERTALTCPVYLSLNPDIKKEIIFNWK, from the coding sequence ATGACCTCAAAAGTAACGTATTTAGGAGATTTAAGAACGTCGTCGATTCATTTGCAGTCGGGAAGTGAAATTATATCGGATGCGCCTGTGGACAACAACGGAAAGGGAGAAGCTTTTTCACCCACAGATACCGTGGCGAATGCACTGGCAAGCTGTATGTTTACCGTTATGGGAATAAAAGCAGCTACGATGGATGTTGACTTTTCCGGAGCAACGGCAGACGTAACCAAAGTTATGCAGGCAGAACCGCGAAAAATAGCTGAGATTCATGTGACTTTTAACATGAATATCGAAGCAGACGATAAAACAAAAACAATATTGGAACGAACGGCTTTGACCTGTCCGGTTTATCTGAGCCTGAACCCGGATATTAAAAAAGAAATAATATTTAACTGGAAATAG
- a CDS encoding DUF805 domain-containing protein, whose protein sequence is MVKAEKDYNFFDWWKKAFIENYINFSGRARRSEYWYYVLGNFIIIVPLYIVFIIAIVTGSEALIGISGFLLVAFALATIIPSFAVAVRRLHDTNKSGWTYLLALIPFIGSMIILYYFVLDGDHGRNDYGNDPKMAQNNEIDFIGRE, encoded by the coding sequence ATGGTAAAAGCAGAAAAAGACTATAATTTTTTCGATTGGTGGAAAAAAGCGTTTATTGAAAATTACATCAACTTTTCAGGGCGTGCCCGTCGTTCGGAATATTGGTATTATGTATTGGGTAATTTTATTATTATTGTTCCGCTGTATATCGTATTTATTATTGCTATTGTAACAGGATCGGAAGCATTAATAGGAATTTCAGGTTTCCTGTTGGTGGCTTTTGCACTGGCAACGATCATTCCGTCGTTTGCCGTTGCCGTAAGAAGACTGCATGATACCAATAAAAGCGGCTGGACCTATCTGCTGGCATTGATACCGTTTATCGGTTCCATGATTATCCTGTATTATTTTGTACTGGATGGCGACCATGGAAGAAATGATTACGGCAATGATCCGAAGATGGCACAGAACAATGAAATTGACTTCATAGGAAGAGAATAA
- a CDS encoding DUF3820 family protein has protein sequence MDKNKEALIRLAHTKMPFGKFEGRFLIDLPEHYIVWYHNKGFPKGQLGEQLQLVYELKLNGLEELIRNIKKNFPKP, from the coding sequence TTGGATAAAAATAAAGAAGCACTCATCAGGCTGGCTCATACCAAAATGCCCTTCGGAAAATTTGAAGGGCGTTTTCTTATCGATTTACCCGAACACTATATTGTCTGGTACCACAACAAAGGTTTTCCAAAAGGGCAGCTTGGCGAACAGCTGCAGTTGGTCTATGAACTCAAATTAAACGGACTGGAAGAATTAATCCGGAATATAAAAAAGAACTTCCCCAAACCGTAA
- a CDS encoding CTP synthase codes for MNQTKYIFVTGGVTSSLGKGIIAASLAKLLQARGYRTTIQKFDPYINVDPGTLNPYEHGECYVTDDGAETDLDLGHYERFLNVPTSQANNVTTGRVYLSVIEKERRGEFLGKTVQVVPHITNEIKERMQLLGKSGDFDIVITEIGGTVGDIESLPYIESVRQLLWELGDNNGIVIHLTLVPYLAAAGELKTKPTQHSVKTLMESGIKADILVCRTEHEISSDLRQKLALFCNVKKEAVIQSIDASTIYDVPNLMLEEGLDRVALKKLDLPEKATPDLSQWNEFLHKLKNPKHTVNIGLVGKYVELQDSYKSILEAFIHAGAANETKVNVISIHSEYLDEKTVADKLKGLDGILVAPGFGGRGIEGKIETVRYARENKIPFFGICLGMQMAVIEYSRNVLGYADANSTEMNDSTSYPVISIMEEQKNITDKGGTMRLGAWKCTLKENTLAHSIYGKTNILERHRHRYEFNGDYLEALENAGLKASGVNPDTGLVEVVELTDHPFFIGVQYHPEYKSTVANPHPLFVHFVEAAVKNKVCC; via the coding sequence ATGAATCAGACGAAATATATTTTTGTTACAGGAGGTGTGACTTCTTCTTTAGGAAAAGGAATTATCGCAGCTTCTTTAGCTAAATTATTACAAGCAAGAGGTTACCGAACGACAATCCAGAAATTTGATCCGTATATTAATGTGGATCCGGGAACATTGAACCCGTATGAACATGGAGAGTGTTATGTAACAGATGACGGAGCCGAAACCGATTTGGACTTAGGACATTATGAGCGTTTTTTAAATGTTCCTACGTCACAGGCCAATAATGTTACGACAGGAAGAGTATATCTTTCTGTAATTGAAAAAGAGCGTCGTGGTGAATTTTTAGGGAAAACCGTTCAGGTAGTTCCGCACATTACGAATGAGATCAAGGAACGTATGCAGTTGCTTGGAAAGTCGGGTGATTTTGACATTGTGATTACAGAAATAGGCGGTACGGTTGGTGATATCGAATCGTTGCCGTATATCGAATCGGTACGTCAGCTATTGTGGGAGTTGGGTGATAATAACGGTATCGTTATTCATTTAACATTAGTGCCCTATTTGGCGGCAGCCGGTGAATTAAAAACAAAACCAACGCAGCATTCCGTAAAAACCTTAATGGAAAGCGGAATCAAAGCGGATATTCTGGTTTGCAGAACCGAGCATGAAATTTCAAGCGACCTGCGTCAGAAATTAGCGTTATTCTGTAACGTTAAAAAAGAAGCGGTTATTCAGTCTATCGATGCTTCAACCATTTATGATGTTCCAAACTTAATGTTGGAAGAAGGATTGGACAGAGTAGCCCTGAAAAAATTGGATTTACCGGAAAAAGCAACACCGGATTTATCACAATGGAATGAGTTCCTGCACAAACTGAAAAACCCGAAACACACCGTTAACATTGGTTTGGTAGGGAAATATGTAGAATTACAGGATTCGTATAAATCCATTTTAGAAGCATTCATTCACGCGGGAGCGGCAAATGAAACCAAAGTAAATGTAATCAGTATTCACTCGGAATACCTGGATGAGAAAACGGTTGCCGATAAACTGAAAGGTTTGGATGGTATTTTGGTTGCTCCGGGATTTGGAGGAAGAGGAATTGAAGGAAAAATAGAAACGGTTCGCTATGCCAGAGAAAACAAAATTCCATTCTTTGGAATCTGTCTGGGTATGCAGATGGCCGTTATTGAATATTCCAGAAATGTTCTGGGTTATGCCGATGCCAATTCGACAGAAATGAACGACAGCACGTCTTACCCGGTGATCAGCATCATGGAAGAACAAAAAAATATTACCGATAAAGGAGGAACCATGCGTTTGGGTGCCTGGAAATGTACTTTAAAAGAAAATACACTGGCACATTCTATTTATGGTAAAACCAATATTTTAGAGCGTCACCGTCACCGTTATGAATTTAACGGAGACTATTTGGAAGCTTTGGAAAATGCAGGATTAAAAGCATCAGGAGTAAACCCTGATACCGGTTTAGTGGAAGTAGTGGAATTAACGGATCACCCGTTTTTCATTGGGGTTCAATACCATCCGGAATATAAAAGTACGGTAGCTAATCCGCATCCGTTGTTTGTACATTTTGTAGAAGCAGCTGTGAAAAATAAAGTTTGTTGCTAA
- the yidC gene encoding membrane protein insertase YidC, whose product MEEKKLDTKSILGFVLIAGLMIWMMYNNIDKEKQSIAEDAQKAKVEKVEKAKEAAVTKAIADTTQPDSLRVKALQSSLGAFAYSASLPSAKENVTEIKNEVLTLKIANKGGYIVEATVNGFEQFSKNSKRNVELIKQNNANLNLQINTQDNRILNTKDLYFEPTVTKEGDNQVLTMRLKAGANQFLEYRYVLKPKEYMMDFAIRSQGLSNVINTAKPLDLEWQLKSFRNEKSVSYENRYTDLVYEYESGKDNSLSATSKLDEKSAENVTYVAFKQHFFTSILLTDTPFKTAQLKSENLVHDEKIDTVFTKNFVAKLPLEFKNGELNYNMNWYYGPSDYKTLNSYNKNLDEVMPLGWGIFGWINRYVFIPVYGFLSGFVPHGIAIIIFTILVRLVMSPVTYKSYLSQAKMKVLRPEIAELNEKFSKDPMKKQQETMKLYNKAGVNPMAGCLPAVMQIPVFYALFQFFPSYFDLRQKSFLWADDLSSYDSVLHLPFYIPFYGNHVSLFPILASVAIFFYMKMTTGDQAMSTPPQEGMPDMGKIMKIMIYVSPIMMLFFFNNYASGLSLYYFISNTITIGIMLVIKNYIVNEEKIHAQIQENKTKPQKQSKFQRKMQEMMEQAEAQKNAKQNKK is encoded by the coding sequence ATGGAAGAAAAGAAATTAGACACAAAATCTATTTTAGGATTTGTTTTGATTGCAGGATTGATGATCTGGATGATGTACAACAACATCGACAAAGAGAAACAATCCATTGCAGAAGATGCTCAAAAAGCTAAAGTTGAAAAAGTAGAGAAAGCTAAAGAAGCGGCAGTTACCAAAGCAATTGCCGATACAACTCAGCCGGATTCACTTCGCGTAAAAGCATTGCAAAGTTCTTTGGGAGCTTTCGCATACAGTGCTTCATTGCCTTCTGCAAAAGAAAACGTTACCGAAATTAAAAATGAAGTTTTAACGTTAAAAATCGCTAACAAAGGTGGTTATATCGTAGAAGCTACCGTTAACGGTTTTGAGCAATTCAGCAAAAATTCAAAAAGAAATGTTGAATTAATCAAACAAAACAACGCCAATCTGAACCTTCAGATCAACACTCAGGACAATCGTATTTTAAATACTAAAGACCTTTATTTTGAGCCTACTGTAACAAAAGAAGGGGACAATCAGGTTTTAACGATGAGACTAAAAGCCGGTGCCAACCAGTTTTTAGAGTACCGTTATGTATTGAAACCAAAAGAATACATGATGGATTTCGCAATCCGTTCTCAGGGACTTAGCAATGTTATTAACACGGCTAAACCGCTGGATCTGGAGTGGCAGTTAAAATCATTCCGCAACGAAAAAAGTGTAAGCTATGAAAACAGATACACGGATTTGGTTTACGAATATGAAAGCGGAAAAGACAACTCGTTAAGCGCAACCAGTAAATTAGATGAGAAATCTGCAGAAAACGTTACGTATGTAGCCTTCAAACAACATTTCTTTACGTCTATTTTATTAACAGATACGCCGTTTAAAACAGCTCAGTTAAAATCGGAGAACCTGGTTCACGATGAAAAAATTGACACGGTTTTTACTAAAAACTTCGTCGCAAAATTACCGTTAGAATTCAAAAACGGAGAGTTGAACTATAACATGAACTGGTACTACGGACCGTCAGACTATAAAACATTAAATTCATACAACAAGAACCTGGATGAAGTAATGCCTTTGGGATGGGGAATTTTCGGTTGGATTAACCGTTATGTATTTATCCCTGTTTACGGATTCTTAAGCGGATTTGTTCCTCACGGTATCGCCATTATTATCTTCACGATCTTAGTGCGTCTGGTAATGTCACCGGTAACTTATAAATCATATTTGTCTCAGGCAAAAATGAAAGTGTTGCGTCCGGAAATTGCAGAATTGAATGAAAAATTCTCTAAAGACCCGATGAAGAAACAACAGGAAACAATGAAACTGTACAATAAAGCCGGTGTGAATCCTATGGCAGGATGTTTACCAGCCGTCATGCAGATTCCGGTTTTCTATGCCCTCTTCCAGTTCTTCCCGTCTTATTTTGATTTAAGACAGAAAAGCTTCCTTTGGGCAGACGATTTATCGTCATACGATTCAGTGTTACACTTACCGTTCTACATTCCGTTCTATGGTAACCACGTGAGTTTATTCCCGATATTGGCATCAGTAGCTATTTTCTTCTATATGAAAATGACAACCGGCGACCAGGCAATGAGCACACCTCCGCAGGAAGGTATGCCGGATATGGGTAAGATCATGAAAATCATGATTTATGTTTCACCAATTATGATGTTATTCTTCTTTAATAACTATGCTTCCGGATTGAGTTTGTATTACTTTATTTCGAATACGATCACTATCGGTATTATGCTGGTTATCAAGAACTACATTGTGAATGAAGAGAAAATTCACGCTCAGATTCAGGAGAATAAGACGAAACCTCAGAAGCAGAGTAAGTTTCAAAGAAAGATGCAGGAAATGATGGAGCAGGCGGAAGCACAGAAAAATGCCAAGCAAAACAAAAAATAA